The following are from one region of the Coffea eugenioides isolate CCC68of chromosome 2, Ceug_1.0, whole genome shotgun sequence genome:
- the LOC113761703 gene encoding G-type lectin S-receptor-like serine/threonine-protein kinase At4g03230, which yields MSPEYALEGLFSVKSDVYSFGVILLEIIGGKRNTAGFYRSEEILSLLGYAWRLWQENKAMDLVDKKLLESCNGTEVVKCINIGLLCVQDDPSDRPTMSNVANRLIWSEYDGNGYMSPEYAVKGFFSVKSDVFSFGVILLEIISGKRNSAGFYQSEGALSLLGYAWRLWQERKSIDFVDKKILESCNETEVIKCINIGLLCVQDDPSERPSMSDILIMLSSETAALPNPNQPAFVVRRHTSKTPAREDRC from the exons ATGTCTCCAGAGTATGCGCTGGAAGGTTTATTCTCAGTGAAATCAGATGTGTATAGTTTTGGAGTAATTTTACTTGAGATCATTGGTGGTAAGAGAAACACTGCTGGGTTTTACCGATCCGAAGAAATCCTGAGTCTTCTAGGCTAT GCATGGAGATTGTGGCAAGAAAACAAAGCAATGGATTTAGTTGACAAGAAATTATTGGAATCATGCAATGGAACTGAAGTCGTGAAGTGCATAAACATAGGTCTGTTGTGTGTACAGGATGATCCTAGTGATCGTCCCACAATGTCTAAT gttgCAAATAGACTCATCTGGAGTGAATATGATGGCAA TGGCTATATGTCTCCAGAGTATGCAGTAAAAGGTTTTTTCTCGGTGAAGTCAGATGTCTTTAGTTTTGGAGTAATTTTACTTGAAATTATTAGTGGCAAGAGAAACTCTGCTGGATTTTACCAGTCTGAAGGAGCCCTTAGTCTTCTAGGCTAT GCATGGAGATTGTGGCAAGAAAGGAAATCAATCGATTTTGTTGACAAGAAAATACTGGAATCATGCAACGAAACTGAGGTTATCAAATGCATCAACATTGGCCTGCTGTGTGTACAGGATGACCCTAGTGAACGTCCCTCAATGTCTGACATTCTTATTATGCTCAGTAGCGAAACAGCAGCTCTTCCGAATCCTAATCAACCTGCTTTTGTGGTGAGAAGACACACTTCTAAAACACCTGCACGAGAGGACAGATGTTAA